Proteins encoded within one genomic window of Ovis aries strain OAR_USU_Benz2616 breed Rambouillet chromosome 1, ARS-UI_Ramb_v3.0, whole genome shotgun sequence:
- the PIGX gene encoding phosphatidylinositol-glycan biosynthesis class X protein has translation MSRTACGVQGQTRGPRSSPQTNSPSARHCACATPRSAPDREGKGRGDEGAGRRPAAIPEHLGAGSRETAGSQACAKRILLPGPKLRDSAERCEPCARSSDRILSPRALLGRAFFFVLAAPAVAVRAVAWLLLWEAAGFTCSPATTFNNTHFVAGIRATCSEIILRQEVLKDGFHRDLLTKVKFGESIEDLQTCRLLIKQYIPTGLFVDPYELASLRERNITEAVMVSENFNIEAPNYLSKESEVLIYARQDSQCIDCFQAFLPVHYRYHRPHIKDGETFTVVHNPDLLMYCDQEFPVLKCWAQSKVTAPCALNSKDICQWNNMKYKSVYKNLTLQVPVGLTIHTSLVCSVTLLISILCSTWILVAVFKYGHFSL, from the exons GACAGCGTGCGGGGTTCAGGGTCAGACTCGGGGTCCACGGAGCTCTCCCCAGACCAACAGCCCCAGTGCACGTCACTGCGCTTGCGCCACTCCTCGCTCCGCCCCCGACCGTGAGGGCAAGGGGCGGGGCGACGAAGGTGCTGGACGAAGGCCTGCCGCTATCCCGGAACATTTAGGGGCGGGGAGCCGGGAAACTGCAGGATCGCAGGCGTGCGCGAAGCGAATCTTACTTCCGGGTCCCAAACTCCGTGACAGTGCGGAGCGGTGTGAACCTTGTGCACGTTCCTCCGATCGCATTTTATCCCCGCGTGCTCTTCTGGGGCGCGCGTTCTTCTTCGTCCTGGCTGCCCCAGCGGTGGCCGTCAGGGCAGTGGCCTGGCTGCTTCTCTGGGAGGCTGCTGGGTTCACCTGCTCGCCAGCCACAACATTCAACAACACCCACTTCGTCGCCG GCATAAGGGCCACTTGTTCTGAAATTATTTTGAGACAAGAAGTTTTGAAAGATGGTTTCCACAG AGACCTGTTAACAAAAGTGAAATTTGGAGAAAGCATTGAGGACTTGCAGACCTGTCGACTCTTAATTAAACAGTACATCCCAACAGGACTCTTTGTGGATCCGTATGAGTTGGCTTCATTACGAGAGAGAAACATAACAGAG GCAGTGATGgtttcagaaaattttaatatagagGCTCCCAACTATTTGTCCAAGGAATCTGAAGTTCTCATTTATGCTAGACAAGATTCACAGTGCATTGATTGTTTCCAAGCTTTTTTGCCTGTGCACTATCGCTATCATCGGCCACAtattaaagatggagaaactttTACTGTGGTCCATAACCCTGATTTATTGATGTATTGTGACCAAG AGTTTCCAGTCTTGAAATGCTGGGCTCAGTCAAAGGTGACAGCTCCTTGTGCCTTGAACAGTAAGGATATCTGCCAATGGaacaatatgaaatataaatca GTATACAAGAATCTGACTCTACAAGTTCCAGTGGGGCTGACCATACACACCTCTTTAGTGTGTTCTGTGACTCTGCTCATTTCCATCCTGTGTTCTACTTGGATCCTTGTGGCTGTTTTCAAATATGGCCATTTTTCCCTATGA